One Pseudomonas tolaasii NCPPB 2192 genomic window carries:
- a CDS encoding Pr6Pr family membrane protein, with protein MKRFVAVAALAGWVGLAIQQYLILYSRFTSGASLLGGLISFFSFFTVLTNTLVVVVLSYALVERDSAAKRFFLGPAISSGIAASIVVVSLAYNLLLRHLWTPQGFQFIADELLHDVMPLLFVVYWWHCVPKGTLRLKHLAGWVIYPVVYFGYVLLRGHLLGQYQYPFIDVDTLGYPQVFVNAAGILAGFIVIAFAVLGLDRFLKTPSN; from the coding sequence GTGAAGCGCTTTGTCGCGGTGGCGGCACTGGCCGGTTGGGTGGGATTGGCAATTCAGCAATACCTGATTTTGTATTCGCGCTTTACCAGCGGCGCCAGCCTGCTGGGTGGGCTGATCAGCTTTTTCAGTTTCTTCACCGTGCTGACCAACACCCTCGTGGTGGTGGTGCTCAGCTATGCGCTGGTGGAGCGGGACTCGGCGGCGAAGCGCTTCTTCCTGGGACCCGCCATCAGCAGTGGGATCGCTGCGAGCATCGTGGTAGTGAGCCTCGCCTACAATTTGCTGCTGCGGCATTTGTGGACGCCGCAAGGCTTTCAATTCATCGCCGACGAACTGCTGCACGACGTGATGCCGCTGCTGTTCGTCGTGTATTGGTGGCACTGCGTACCCAAAGGCACGTTGCGCCTCAAGCATCTGGCCGGGTGGGTGATCTACCCTGTGGTGTATTTCGGCTATGTGCTGCTGCGCGGGCATCTGCTCGGGCAGTATCAGTACCCGTTCATCGATGTGGACACCCTTGGTTATCCACAGGTGTTTGTGAATGCCGCGGGGATTCTGGCGGGGTTCATCGTGATTGCGTTTGCAGTGCTGGGGCTGGACAGGTTCTTGAAGACACCGTCGAACTAA
- a CDS encoding siderophore-interacting protein: MTTQAIHRVTHEIKRRRLEVLRVVDITPRMRRITLGGPELAGFISLGADDHIKLLFPQNAAEQAALESPTFNIKGDGPQPAMRDYTPRRYDLSIGELDIDFVLHGDGPASTWADQAKVGQHLYIGGPRGSLIVPDIFDSYLLIGDETALPAIARRLEELPAGRKVLAVIEIANAAEKQTLNSAAEVEAIWVIRGQDDLLETVRNLTLPSGSLYSFVATETKLSRQVRRVLLDTHQVNEEFLKAVGYWRAEGSEEE; encoded by the coding sequence ATGACTACGCAAGCCATTCACCGCGTGACCCACGAAATCAAACGTCGCCGCCTCGAGGTACTGCGCGTGGTCGACATCACTCCGCGCATGCGCCGCATCACCCTGGGCGGGCCGGAACTGGCGGGCTTTATCAGCCTGGGCGCCGATGACCATATCAAGCTGCTGTTCCCGCAGAACGCCGCCGAACAGGCCGCACTGGAAAGCCCGACGTTCAACATCAAGGGCGACGGCCCGCAGCCGGCCATGCGCGACTACACACCACGCCGCTACGACCTGAGCATCGGCGAGCTGGACATCGACTTCGTGCTGCACGGCGACGGCCCCGCCTCCACGTGGGCCGACCAGGCCAAAGTCGGCCAGCACCTGTACATCGGTGGGCCCCGGGGCTCGTTGATCGTGCCGGATATCTTCGACAGCTACCTGCTTATCGGCGATGAAACCGCCCTGCCCGCCATCGCCCGGCGGCTGGAAGAATTACCGGCCGGGCGCAAGGTGCTGGCGGTGATCGAAATCGCCAATGCAGCCGAAAAACAAACGCTGAACAGTGCGGCCGAAGTTGAGGCGATCTGGGTGATTCGCGGCCAGGACGACCTGCTGGAGACCGTACGAAACCTGACGCTGCCAAGTGGCTCGCTGTACAGCTTCGTCGCGACCGAAACCAAGCTTTCACGCCAGGTGCGGCGTGTGCTGCTGGACACCCACCAGGTCAATGAGGAGTTCCTCAAGGCCGTGGGCTACTGGCGCGCCGAGGGCAGTGAAGAAGAGTGA
- a CDS encoding PadR family transcriptional regulator: MRDHPHPRDGFDPRGGRGRGPRVFAPGDLKLLLPALIAEQPCHGYDLIRRIESLFDGAYTPSPGVIYPTLTFLEESDLIVGDADGGKKRYTITDAGRLFLSEQQVALDGVRMRIDVSKRSLRGQDRPPEIHEAVHNLRHALHSHHGRWSPEEIVRVAALLNRAAQSIADGKDQ; this comes from the coding sequence ATGCGAGACCATCCCCACCCGCGCGACGGCTTCGACCCCCGCGGAGGCCGCGGTCGCGGCCCCCGGGTATTTGCACCCGGCGATTTGAAACTGCTCCTGCCGGCTCTGATCGCCGAACAGCCTTGCCACGGCTATGACCTGATCCGCCGCATCGAAAGCCTGTTCGACGGCGCCTACACCCCCAGCCCCGGCGTGATTTACCCCACGCTGACCTTCCTGGAAGAGAGCGACTTGATCGTCGGTGACGCCGACGGCGGAAAAAAACGCTACACAATCACCGACGCCGGCCGTCTCTTCTTAAGTGAGCAACAGGTTGCACTGGACGGCGTGCGCATGCGCATTGACGTCAGCAAGCGCTCGCTGCGTGGCCAGGACCGGCCACCGGAAATCCACGAAGCGGTGCACAACCTGCGCCATGCCTTGCATTCGCACCACGGGCGCTGGAGCCCGGAAGAAATCGTTCGTGTCGCGGCGCTGCTCAATCGCGCCGCTCAATCCATCGCCGACGGGAAAGACCAATGA
- a CDS encoding NEL-type E3 ubiquitin ligase domain-containing protein, translating to MLAHKSQMSIAQFIALCRELDLGAQYATHLQHHLLPEHTPDQATLQSQVIASQQAALNNAAHLALLRGEILPATFHVLQRAVKGERAAMQFYRLRMMGTLLTGILLIAADLDQARDIVPVVAYIPNDPQGPIRHYPSALAFRTALLEKLKAPAYQQFFSQFVDHAQRGAFFNTLQQRPTFEAVRFDGALWPQLYQAALNKILNDGRALAVSTADADRRAAWAWWDTLEHTLEGALNVALLVITPFVPLLGEVMLAYTAYQLLDEVVEGAVDLAEGQAKEAARHLVEVVSDGVQLATFGVGGQLARSVFIDGMLAVKVNDETRLWHPDPRPYRQTLQRPIDSPADALGLHRHGGQTLLSLDGDHYAVTFDTASGEHHIQHPSRPGAYAPPIRYNHSPRAWSDERRLQALGPLSAEQREQALTIGGLTHAQLRAIQTEDLPAPLLDDTLKRLRLHQQVVQLPEKMRAAEPIDQDTYWSPHLACELPGWPRDYGIHVYEHANLEAEHLRFGDVDASHTLAISRDDLNLGKLPERLVDFLDENQLADLLGESLEDRAAQISALRNRLADQLVERRGSMFAYLYRGSEDLTTERGVRVREACPGLPKSLVQHVLALAWPEELAIMDSEKRVPLRLKNIARELQLQALGAHAYQGFYDPQLFGPQTEQMVLDTLRLYSDNLHDCRVEVRQHSAIGTLRASAGPHEARERRLLLKVHEGYEVYVGQQRLHAAAGFFDALLQALPSAGRPPVRDGATLKAWVMHTLLAPQPRRSVMAAPLEKPLQRVTLELQQRPMHTVPSWSSQLFPGTLEQRVKALYPYAEQSLIDTCVASLEDPLQRQQFEARETEKAELQLDLSNWINVTAIDEPPGTGHQRMYLAKALLRTWEEHLGVDDTGVRLSLQSVRLTGLLGNLRLRANFEHVLHLDLIDAQLLNGDMHFLDSFPRLISLSLRNNQLTQLPQAVGHMSSLTHLSLESNPIQWSTNDLERLGSLSHLQQLSLAHNRLLTRAPHLGNLPRLEALSLRNTGIADWPDGLFDVPRPWGFYLDMQNTAVSTLPHFLPWQPEAELVGRARLDRNRLSAEAEQRLVSYRLEAGLDPYRSYPPRGDAGFWLEREAPRHRPWLETLWADLEAEHGSQGFFEVIKSLEPSAFFEEEHDAILYENSRDDLTDKVWRMLLAMEADTGLRTRLFQMASNPVTCADAGAHTFNAMGLEVQLAEIGRDVHGTLRTVKLAQLARGKSRLDRLNRVAQADIRQRIKPRADGGQGLRFSTDVIDGVPGTVDEVEVYLAYHTGLKRRLKLPWVAPHMRYRSTADVSTTHLNSAFDSVMRSEANDGLVDGMLEQPFWDRHLRTAHASGFQASLDRANALIDPLDDLMFAQNQWANADTQQRSTLQPGLLSLADALNVPHAEVLTGQPMSSDTYERILAAGFSEDVPSEADLARRLTREALQQLEEHETSAEDED from the coding sequence GTGCTGGCACATAAATCGCAGATGAGCATTGCGCAATTCATCGCCCTGTGCCGCGAACTGGACCTGGGTGCGCAATACGCCACGCATTTGCAACACCACTTGTTGCCCGAACACACACCGGATCAGGCGACTCTGCAGAGCCAAGTCATCGCCAGCCAGCAAGCCGCGCTGAACAATGCCGCGCACCTGGCCCTGTTGCGCGGTGAAATTTTGCCGGCGACCTTCCATGTGTTGCAACGAGCGGTGAAGGGCGAGCGCGCCGCGATGCAGTTTTACCGGCTGCGCATGATGGGCACACTGCTGACCGGCATCTTGTTGATTGCCGCCGACCTCGACCAGGCCCGGGACATCGTGCCGGTGGTGGCCTATATCCCCAACGACCCACAAGGCCCCATCCGTCATTATCCCAGCGCTCTGGCCTTTCGCACGGCACTGCTTGAAAAGCTCAAAGCCCCGGCTTATCAACAATTTTTCAGCCAGTTTGTTGATCACGCCCAACGCGGGGCTTTCTTCAACACATTGCAGCAACGCCCCACCTTCGAGGCCGTACGCTTTGATGGCGCACTGTGGCCACAGCTGTACCAGGCGGCGCTGAATAAAATCCTCAATGACGGCCGGGCCCTGGCGGTGTCCACCGCCGATGCCGACCGCCGCGCCGCATGGGCCTGGTGGGACACACTCGAACACACACTGGAAGGTGCACTGAATGTGGCGCTGCTGGTCATCACGCCGTTTGTGCCGTTGCTCGGCGAAGTGATGCTCGCCTACACCGCCTACCAGTTGCTCGATGAAGTGGTCGAAGGCGCGGTCGACCTTGCTGAAGGCCAGGCAAAGGAGGCCGCCAGGCATTTGGTGGAGGTGGTCAGCGATGGGGTACAGCTTGCGACCTTTGGCGTGGGCGGGCAGCTGGCGCGTTCGGTGTTCATTGACGGCATGCTGGCGGTGAAGGTCAATGACGAAACCCGCTTGTGGCACCCGGACCCGCGTCCTTACCGACAAACCCTGCAGCGACCGATCGACTCCCCCGCTGACGCGTTGGGCCTGCATCGCCATGGGGGCCAGACCCTCCTGTCGCTGGACGGCGACCACTATGCCGTGACCTTTGATACAGCCAGCGGCGAGCATCATATCCAGCACCCCAGCCGTCCTGGCGCTTATGCACCGCCCATACGCTACAACCACAGCCCCCGCGCATGGAGTGATGAGCGCCGCCTGCAGGCCCTCGGGCCACTGAGCGCGGAACAACGCGAGCAGGCCCTGACCATCGGCGGCCTTACCCATGCGCAGCTGCGCGCCATTCAAACTGAAGATCTGCCGGCTCCACTGCTGGACGACACGCTCAAACGCCTGCGATTGCACCAACAAGTCGTCCAACTGCCTGAAAAAATGCGTGCTGCAGAACCGATAGACCAAGACACTTACTGGAGCCCGCACCTTGCGTGCGAACTGCCGGGCTGGCCCCGTGATTACGGGATACATGTGTATGAACATGCCAACCTTGAAGCTGAGCACTTACGCTTTGGCGATGTCGACGCGTCGCACACCCTGGCCATCAGCCGCGACGACTTGAACCTGGGTAAATTACCCGAGCGGCTGGTGGATTTTCTGGACGAAAACCAGTTGGCCGATTTGCTGGGCGAGTCGCTGGAGGACCGCGCGGCGCAGATAAGCGCACTGCGCAATCGCCTGGCCGATCAACTCGTCGAACGTCGCGGCTCAATGTTCGCTTACCTGTACCGCGGCAGCGAAGACCTCACCACCGAGCGCGGCGTGCGCGTGCGCGAAGCCTGCCCCGGGCTGCCGAAAAGTCTGGTGCAGCACGTACTGGCGCTCGCGTGGCCAGAGGAGCTGGCAATCATGGACAGCGAAAAACGTGTGCCCCTGCGCCTGAAAAACATCGCCCGCGAACTGCAGTTACAAGCCTTGGGCGCCCACGCCTACCAGGGTTTTTATGACCCCCAACTGTTCGGGCCGCAGACCGAACAAATGGTGCTTGATACCCTGCGCCTGTACAGCGACAACCTGCATGACTGTCGCGTGGAAGTCCGCCAACACTCCGCCATCGGCACACTGCGCGCCAGTGCCGGCCCTCACGAAGCACGCGAGCGCCGTCTGCTGTTGAAAGTCCACGAGGGCTACGAGGTCTACGTGGGGCAACAACGATTGCACGCCGCCGCGGGGTTTTTCGACGCGCTGCTGCAGGCGCTGCCGTCCGCCGGGCGCCCTCCCGTCCGCGACGGTGCAACACTCAAGGCCTGGGTGATGCACACACTGCTTGCCCCCCAACCGCGTCGCAGCGTAATGGCTGCCCCTCTGGAAAAACCGCTGCAGCGCGTAACCCTGGAATTGCAGCAGCGCCCCATGCACACGGTACCGTCGTGGAGCAGCCAACTCTTCCCCGGCACGCTGGAACAGCGGGTCAAAGCCTTGTACCCCTATGCCGAGCAATCACTCATCGACACATGCGTGGCCAGCCTTGAAGACCCGCTGCAACGCCAGCAATTTGAAGCGCGTGAGACTGAAAAAGCCGAGCTGCAACTGGACCTGAGCAACTGGATCAACGTCACCGCCATTGACGAACCGCCCGGCACGGGCCACCAACGCATGTACCTGGCCAAAGCACTCTTGCGAACCTGGGAGGAACACCTCGGTGTCGATGACACCGGCGTGCGCTTGAGCCTGCAAAGCGTGCGTTTGACCGGGTTGCTCGGCAACCTGCGCCTGCGCGCCAACTTCGAGCATGTGCTGCACCTGGATCTGATCGATGCCCAGTTACTGAACGGTGATATGCACTTTCTGGACAGTTTCCCGCGCCTGATCAGCCTGAGCCTGCGCAACAATCAACTGACCCAATTGCCCCAAGCCGTCGGGCACATGAGCTCGCTGACGCACCTGAGCCTGGAGAGCAACCCGATCCAATGGAGCACCAACGATCTTGAGCGGCTCGGCAGCCTCTCTCATCTGCAGCAATTGTCACTGGCGCACAACCGCCTTTTGACCCGAGCGCCGCACCTCGGCAACTTGCCCCGGCTGGAAGCCCTGTCGTTGCGCAACACAGGCATTGCCGACTGGCCTGATGGGCTCTTCGACGTGCCACGGCCCTGGGGCTTTTACCTGGATATGCAAAACACGGCCGTCAGTACCCTTCCGCATTTTTTGCCGTGGCAGCCGGAAGCCGAACTGGTGGGGCGCGCGCGTCTGGACCGCAACCGGTTAAGCGCAGAGGCCGAGCAACGGCTGGTCAGCTACCGCCTTGAAGCCGGGTTGGACCCTTATCGAAGCTACCCACCGAGGGGCGACGCCGGTTTTTGGCTGGAGCGGGAAGCCCCCCGGCATCGCCCCTGGCTGGAGACCTTGTGGGCGGACCTTGAAGCCGAACACGGCTCCCAGGGTTTTTTCGAGGTGATCAAAAGCCTGGAACCTTCGGCCTTTTTTGAAGAAGAACACGACGCCATTCTGTATGAAAACAGCCGCGATGACCTGACCGACAAAGTCTGGCGCATGCTGCTGGCCATGGAGGCGGACACCGGTTTGCGCACGCGACTGTTTCAGATGGCCAGCAACCCGGTGACCTGCGCGGATGCGGGCGCGCATACGTTCAACGCGATGGGGCTTGAGGTGCAATTGGCCGAAATCGGGCGCGATGTGCATGGCACGTTGCGAACCGTGAAACTGGCGCAACTGGCCCGGGGGAAATCACGCCTGGACCGTCTCAACCGGGTGGCCCAGGCTGACATTCGCCAACGCATCAAGCCTCGGGCAGACGGGGGCCAGGGGCTGCGATTCAGTACAGACGTTATCGACGGCGTGCCGGGCACCGTGGATGAAGTTGAGGTTTACCTGGCCTACCACACCGGCTTGAAGCGCCGCCTGAAATTGCCTTGGGTGGCGCCGCACATGCGCTACCGCAGTACCGCCGACGTGAGTACTACCCACCTCAATAGCGCATTCGACAGCGTCATGCGCAGTGAGGCCAATGATGGCCTGGTGGACGGCATGCTCGAGCAACCTTTCTGGGATCGCCACCTGCGTACAGCCCACGCCTCAGGGTTCCAGGCCAGTCTCGACCGAGCCAATGCGTTGATCGACCCTCTCGACGACCTGATGTTCGCCCAAAATCAATGGGCCAACGCCGACACTCAGCAGCGCAGCACCCTGCAGCCGGGCCTGCTGAGCCTGGCCGACGCTCTCAACGTTCCCCATGCCGAGGTACTCACTGGCCAGCCTATGAGCAGCGACACCTACGAACGCATCCTTGCTGCGGGCTTCAGCGAAGACGTTCCAAGCGAAGCGGACCTGGCGCGCCGTTTGACCCGTGAGGCGCTTCAGCAGTTGGAGGAGCATGAGACCAGCGCCGAAGATGAAGACTGA
- a CDS encoding dermonecrotic toxin domain-containing protein, producing the protein MANGPHFSLIKSRLPDWLHTTTWPRAQALSRVSLAHLPAFMQAGTQAHVPVKAANARAWATQNDVDQRLKDLQALDTFAIARLERALLERHGLDLDVRATHLFLVIEKGGLLKGSRSRTLSMLDAALQNFARDIHRQLQLHFPT; encoded by the coding sequence ATGGCTAACGGCCCTCACTTTTCACTGATCAAAAGCAGGCTTCCCGACTGGCTGCACACCACCACGTGGCCCAGGGCGCAAGCATTGAGCCGAGTGTCACTGGCTCATTTGCCCGCGTTTATGCAAGCAGGCACTCAGGCGCACGTTCCGGTCAAAGCCGCCAACGCCCGGGCCTGGGCCACACAAAACGACGTTGACCAACGCCTCAAAGACCTGCAGGCGCTGGACACTTTTGCCATTGCGCGACTCGAGCGCGCCTTGCTCGAACGCCATGGGCTCGACCTGGATGTGCGCGCCACGCACCTGTTTCTGGTCATCGAAAAGGGCGGGCTGCTCAAGGGCAGCCGTAGCCGAACCCTGTCCATGCTGGATGCCGCGTTGCAGAACTTCGCCCGAGACATTCACCGACAGCTCCAACTACATTTCCCGACCTGA
- a CDS encoding transglycosylase domain-containing protein, translating to MGALWQTESTEAAKLQGSSDPAPLPENKPRPRYGWRVFWLILLMALIALGFAANKEMRTSALQARELSRLAHDLTFEIKPGASDAIVYPGAGPFDRRLGYSDLDTFLPRLLKRGYVIDAQARFSPELMRYANKGLFVPYAEKIQAGLSITDCRAVPLYQYDYPQQLYASFAAIPPLVVSSLLFIENRDLLDPAQPQANPAVDWPRFAKAAWSQVAKWLHLPGQSAGGSTLATQLEKYRHSPDGLTVSGGEKLRQMFSAAVRAYHDGPDTLPARKNILRDYLNSVPLSAVPGHGEVHGMAEGLRVWYGADFNQVNAALTGPVNAQQGLALREVLSLIIAQRRPSHYLAKGRDELAQLTDSHLRLLAQNGVIEPALLKQALASKVTYRDWLQQPTIQPIETNKGISVARSRLAALLDRPLYDLDRLDLSATTTLQAQLQSQVSDYLKHLANPEYARQIGLLGERLLTPASTAQVRYSFTLFELTPDGSRVRVQTDNTDQPFDINEGSKLELGSTAKLRVLTTYLQIISELHDKYAAQTPAALKKVTVDDQDRLSRWALDYLIQTPDKSLAKMLDAALDRTYSASPGERFFTGGGLHTFHNFRSQDNGRSPTLRDALRESINLPFIRLMRDVVRYVTYAGENNSAELLKDDNDPRRQEYLAGFADREGTTFLRKFWRKYQKKDTQARLETFLDSLRPTPIRLAAVHRYLLPNASQKSFNLFVRAHMTGVKSTVKLTDERLEKLYKDYGPGAYDLPDQGYIAKVHPLDLWLLGYLLNHPEASFSDAVKASQFERQEVYSWLFKSRHQSARDSRIRTMLEIEAFLDIHQRWKAVGYPFDHLVPSLATAIGSSGDRPAALAELMGIILNDGVRPKVLRIDTLRFAAGTPYETRVVNDPAPGKQVIPVEVAQALRGALSQVVDAGTAKRVAGSFKLADGTPLAMGGKTGTGDNRIEAIGAGGRILSSKSINRTATFVFYLGEHHFGTLTAFVPGQSAEHFTFTSALPVQVLKGMAPILMPYLQPGNHTQCTPGTLAGVPGGQG from the coding sequence ATGGGCGCACTGTGGCAAACCGAATCGACAGAGGCTGCGAAATTACAAGGCAGTTCGGACCCAGCGCCTTTACCTGAAAACAAACCCCGGCCTCGCTACGGGTGGCGAGTGTTCTGGCTGATCCTGTTGATGGCTCTGATTGCCCTCGGATTTGCCGCCAACAAAGAGATGCGCACCTCCGCCCTGCAGGCGCGGGAACTCAGCCGCCTGGCCCACGACCTCACCTTCGAGATAAAACCCGGCGCCAGTGATGCCATCGTCTACCCCGGCGCAGGCCCCTTCGATCGCCGCCTGGGCTACAGCGACCTCGATACGTTCCTGCCACGCCTGCTCAAACGCGGTTACGTGATCGACGCCCAGGCACGGTTCTCGCCAGAGCTGATGAGGTATGCCAACAAAGGCCTGTTCGTGCCCTACGCGGAAAAAATCCAGGCAGGCCTTTCGATCACCGACTGCCGCGCCGTGCCGCTCTATCAATACGACTACCCGCAGCAGCTTTACGCAAGCTTCGCGGCGATTCCGCCGTTGGTGGTCAGCAGCCTGCTGTTCATCGAGAACCGTGACCTGCTCGACCCCGCCCAACCCCAGGCCAACCCGGCGGTGGATTGGCCGCGGTTTGCCAAGGCGGCGTGGTCGCAGGTCGCCAAGTGGCTGCACTTGCCTGGCCAAAGTGCAGGCGGGAGCACCCTGGCGACCCAACTGGAAAAATACCGCCATTCGCCGGATGGCCTGACCGTGTCCGGCGGCGAAAAGCTGCGCCAGATGTTCTCCGCCGCCGTGCGCGCGTACCACGATGGCCCCGACACCCTGCCTGCACGCAAAAACATTTTGCGCGACTACCTCAACAGCGTGCCCCTGTCGGCAGTGCCCGGCCACGGTGAAGTGCACGGCATGGCCGAGGGTTTGCGGGTGTGGTACGGCGCCGACTTCAACCAGGTCAACGCGGCGTTGACCGGCCCGGTCAATGCTCAACAAGGCCTGGCGTTGCGTGAGGTGTTGTCGCTGATCATCGCCCAGCGCCGACCGTCCCATTACCTGGCCAAGGGTCGCGACGAACTGGCGCAACTGACCGACAGCCACCTGCGCCTGTTGGCGCAGAACGGTGTGATCGAACCCGCGTTGCTCAAGCAGGCGTTGGCAAGCAAAGTCACCTACCGCGACTGGTTGCAGCAACCGACGATCCAGCCGATTGAGACCAACAAAGGTATCAGCGTCGCCCGCAGCCGCCTCGCCGCCCTGCTCGACCGGCCGCTGTACGACCTCGACCGCCTGGATCTCTCAGCGACCACGACCCTGCAAGCGCAACTGCAAAGCCAGGTCAGCGACTATCTAAAACACCTAGCCAACCCCGAATACGCGCGCCAGATCGGCCTGCTCGGCGAGCGCCTGCTCACCCCCGCCAGCACCGCACAGGTGCGCTACAGCTTCACGCTGTTCGAGTTGACGCCCGATGGTTCACGGGTGCGCGTGCAAACCGACAACACCGACCAGCCCTTCGACATCAACGAAGGCAGCAAGCTGGAGCTGGGCTCTACCGCCAAGTTGCGCGTGCTCACCACCTACCTGCAAATCATCAGCGAACTGCACGACAAATACGCCGCGCAAACGCCTGCTGCGTTGAAAAAAGTCACGGTGGATGACCAGGACCGCCTGAGCCGCTGGGCCCTGGATTACCTGATCCAAACGCCGGACAAATCCCTGGCGAAGATGCTCGACGCAGCCCTTGATCGCACCTATTCGGCCAGCCCCGGCGAGCGCTTTTTTACCGGTGGCGGGCTGCACACCTTTCATAACTTTCGCAGCCAGGACAACGGCCGCAGCCCCACCTTGCGTGACGCGCTGCGTGAGTCGATCAACCTGCCGTTCATTCGCCTGATGCGCGACGTGGTGCGCTACGTCACCTACGCGGGCGAGAACAACAGCGCCGAGTTGCTCAAGGACGACAACGACCCGCGACGCCAGGAATACCTCGCCGGGTTCGCCGACCGCGAAGGCACCACCTTTCTGCGCAAGTTCTGGCGCAAGTACCAGAAAAAAGACACCCAGGCACGTCTCGAGACCTTCCTCGACAGCCTGCGCCCCACGCCCATTCGCCTGGCCGCCGTGCACCGCTATCTGCTGCCAAACGCCAGCCAGAAAAGCTTCAACCTGTTTGTGCGCGCACACATGACCGGCGTCAAAAGCACGGTAAAACTCACCGACGAGCGTCTGGAAAAACTCTACAAAGACTACGGCCCCGGCGCCTACGACTTACCCGATCAGGGCTATATCGCCAAGGTCCATCCGCTGGATTTATGGTTGCTCGGTTACCTGCTCAACCATCCCGAAGCGAGCTTCAGCGATGCGGTGAAAGCCAGCCAGTTCGAACGCCAGGAGGTTTACAGCTGGCTGTTCAAGAGCCGCCATCAGAGCGCCCGTGACAGCCGCATCCGCACCATGCTGGAGATCGAAGCGTTCCTGGATATTCATCAGCGCTGGAAGGCCGTGGGCTACCCGTTCGACCACCTGGTGCCGTCGCTGGCCACTGCGATCGGCAGCTCCGGCGACCGCCCGGCAGCGCTCGCGGAACTGATGGGTATCATCCTCAATGACGGCGTGCGCCCCAAAGTGCTGCGCATCGACACGCTGCGCTTCGCCGCCGGCACGCCGTATGAAACCCGCGTGGTGAATGACCCGGCGCCGGGCAAACAGGTGATCCCCGTGGAAGTGGCGCAGGCTTTGCGTGGCGCGCTGTCCCAGGTGGTCGACGCAGGCACAGCCAAACGCGTCGCCGGCAGTTTCAAACTGGCCGATGGCACACCGTTGGCGATGGGCGGCAAGACCGGCACCGGGGACAACCGCATCGAGGCCATTGGTGCCGGCGGGCGCATCCTCAGTTCCAAATCCATCAACCGCACCGCGACCTTTGTGTTTTACCTCGGAGAACACCACTTCGGCACGTTGACGGCGTTCGTGCCCGGTCAGTCGGCCGAGCACTTCACCTTTACCTCGGCACTGCCGGTGCAAGTGCTCAAGGGCATGGCGCCCATCCTGATGCCGTACCTGCAACCGGGCAACCACACCCAATGCACGCCTGGCACACTGGCCGGCGTGCCAGGCGGCCAAGGCTAA